Part of the Capsicum annuum cultivar UCD-10X-F1 chromosome 12, UCD10Xv1.1, whole genome shotgun sequence genome is shown below.
ttttggaggcgtatgcaaccaaaggattactcaatAGCCAAACACTTGGAGAAAACGCCAGCCTAAATCTCTATCTTGGCACTATTATTAAGCTCGCAACACCACCAACAGGCTCTGTCGAAGGTCTTGGAGGAAGCATATGTTCCCGCAGGAACGAGCGTTGAGAATTTAGCTGCGATGATAGGCAACATTATGGGGAatcatcgcatatcattcagtgatgaagagttgTCATTTGAAGGAGAAATGCACAACAAAGCCATGCATGTCACCATCATTTATCGAGATTATgcaattaatcaggtattaatagacgACGAAATTGGTGTGAATATTTATCCCCTATCCACGTTGGtccaaatgggctatgatctggggaaaattcatcaaagccacgtaaatgtgagagcattcgatggagggcagagagataccataggagagattgatttgcataTCCAAATAGGGCCTGCTGAGtttaagactaagtttcatgttatggatatccatcctagctacaacctgcttttgggaagaccatggatacacgaggcaaaggcaatttcatcaccccttcatcaattattgaagttcatttggaaagatcatgaagtagtcatccaaggagaaggaagtcgaacggaccgtcccaatggttatgtgccggtgattgaagatgttccaaaaggtagcagtttctatacagtggaaattgtaaacGCTGCGAAAAGAGATTCgacacccaaaatatcaatgccttctgtctacaaaataattgcaactgtgatgttaagaaatgggttcgaaCCTGGTCGAGGCTTGGGCAAGAATTCACAAGGAATTATCGAGCCTATTGTGATCCCAGAGAGAAGCTCTAAGCACGAGTTATGGTATCAGCCTACCAGAaaagatagggttgaggatgagccagaaaagagtctgtttaggcccttgccactcctgttccagtcatttcccgtatgagagatgtcagatgatgatggtcttggggatgggataggagatctGTTTAAAGGATGCAATGCtgtaccagaagatctcccagagtcCAGCGGGGTGAAGCAGATTGCGCCAGGGGAGgctttgcaaaattggacctccaTTCCACTCATAATCCATCGTTtatcgtggtagatgaaagggcaattactaatagttttgaaatcaGTGATGATCCAGAGGAGGCCCcgcgatccaccttttatatctcaaaactttattttcatatcttactgctttcaaaaaaggcgggggcttgtatttgtgcaagtcacaagtcatggttttgtaattatttctcaaattttgatgaaaaggccttcatttatttgaaaaactatattagttctaaaacgctcctagtcatatgttttgttattttcttattatctaacttagtttgtttgCCCATTACAATAACAGtagcttaaaacctgccaatgttgtGTCATGTCAAAGCCTGAACGAACAAAATAAAGGGGACAATAATGGTTGGAAGGACGATGACGAGACACAtttagttgaagatatggaggaatttgagaatcgcaAAAAACCCAATCTGGAAGAAACTGAAACAGTTAACTTGGGAGATCACGATAAAATCAAAGAGACCAGTATCAGTGTCCACCTCGCGGTGCCACAAATGGAAGAGCTCATCCACCTGTTGCGAGAGTATATCgacgtgtttgcttggtcctatgatgatatgccaaGGTTGAGCACCAgtattgtgtcacataaattgccgataaattctgagtttgatccagtcaagcaaaaaatgagaaaattcaagccagatttaagtctaaagatcaaggaagaagtgataAAATAAATCCAGTTTAAGGTtgtcgaggtcacaaaatatccgacatGATTGGCCAACATCGTCTCTGTGCCAAAGAAGGACggcaagattcgaatttgtgttgactatagagacttgaacagagccagtcttaaagataattttccattgcccaacatccacattctcatcgataactgtgcgagacatgaaatgcagtcattcgttgattgtttcgccggctatcatcagatactgatggatgaggaagatgcagaaaaaatggcttttattatACCCTGGGGTGTTTATTATTAcagggtaatgccgtttggtctcaagaacgcAGGCGCGATATATATGAGGGCCATGACGacgattttccatgatatgatccataaggagattgaggtatacgtggatgatataattatcaaaTCTCACGAGAGTTCGGATCATCTAACTCATCTGAAGAAATTCTTCGACAGATTAAGAAGGTatagtttgaagttaaatcctgctaagtgtgcttttggtgtgccatcagggaaattactggggttcatagtcagcagaagaaAGATCaagctagacccatccaaaatcaagacaattcaagacttgccaccgccaaggaccaagaaagaagttatgagtttcctgggtcgtctgaattacattagcagattcatcgctcaatcaacagtcatatgcgatccaattctcaagatgttgaagaaaaatgcactgaATGAGTGGATAGAAGAATGTTAGAGAGCTTTTGATCGCATTAAGGAATACTTGTCTGCACCACCGGTTTTGGTCCCACTGAGAGAAGGAGTTTCTttattgctttacctgtcagtctcagaaaatgctttcggatgcgtcctcgggcaacatgatgagaccggcAGGAAAGAgaagccatttactacttgagtaaaaagttcacatcatatgaagcccgttacactcttatagaaaggacatgttgtgctttgacttggacggcacaaaagttgaggcattatctgtcgtcctacacaacttacctcatctcgagaatggatccattgaagtatatattccagaaggccatgcctacaggaaagctagccaagtggcaaatgttgctgagtgagtttgacattgtgtatgtaacccaaaaagcaatcaaggggcaagccttagcaaATCATTTGGCTAAAAACCCAGTTGATGAGGAATACGAGCCACTTCGGACATACTTTCCAGACAAGGAAGTTTTGTTCGTAGGAGAACATATCACGGAAATCTACCCCGGAGGAGGCTATTTTTTGATGgggcggtcaacttcaaaggttcaggaattggagcagttttggtgtcgAAAACGGGCCAGCATTATTCGGTAACTGCTAAATTACGTTTTCCATGCACCAACAACATGGttgaatatgaagcttgcatcctggggcttaaattggcacttgatatgggtgttcatgAATTGCTAGCCATCGaagattcagatttgctgattcaccaggtacggggagaatgggcggtaaaaaactccaagattactccttatgtggagctggtgcaagaattatgcggaagattcaaggatgttgatttcagacatatcctATGGACACAAAACGAGTTTGTTGACGCTTTGTCCACGATATCTaaggtgaagtagagagactgtttccgatagactcccggctcagAACAGATAACactataacaaacacaaaacataaaagcATATAAACTAATACATTATGCAAAATAAACAAACACTCCTAGCTAATACAGGAAATAATACAACCACAAGATAATTCtatataaactatctattcaaaaTCATAGACACGACTCAAACACCACGAACATAAAACTCCATACGCAAATAAAGTACTCTTCCCTACTATTACGGACGCACTcctaccccctaaccctctaccctaatctgtatcctccacaccttcctatcaaggatcatgtcatccgtaagctgtaactgctccatatcatggcTAATCACCTCCATCCAATATTTCAGTGGTCTACCTCTACCCTGCCTAGAACCATCCATaaccagcctctcacacctccgtactggaGCATCCGAGCCACTCCTCATCACGTGCCTGAACCAacataacctcacttctcgcatcttgtcctccaccgaagcctggacaccacagttatcaaaaaaaaaaattgcttcaCTAATCGTCTCACACTTCGACTGCTGTATCAACAAGGCAGTCTATGTTCCTTACAACTACagtaacaaagaaataaaaagagggaGAGACATGCCATTATAGTTTAAGCTAACTGGGTGACGACTAGTGCTTGGGAGTTGGGAAAGGAGACATGGGCCAGAGGAGAAACTCGGTTTTATGGAATTGAAACATGAGGGGTGGGGGTGTTTAGAGCCTTTGGCTTTGACATAACTTGGGAAGCATGCTTACCATGGGTTCAATATCACTCTACTTCGCTTGGGTTCCCTCATAATAGGTTTGTATGTTGCTCAGACTTGTAAAAAGTGTCGATGGTTGTGTGTCGGATTCGCCAaaattagtgtatttttgaagaatccgacacgggtgcggcataaAAAATGAAGAGTCCGTGCAACTTAGGTTTTATCAGTAAACTGACCTTGGGTTCACGTGAACCCATATGCTGCATTTAGATGAGCCTATGGCTGCTACCTTCTAACTATTCCCATCTATTTATTTCTAGAATTACCCTTTCTAGAATGTGTCTCAGACTTTTATTTCGTGAACATTCATTCTAGAGACCTACCTTCAATTTTCGGCATCTCTTTAATGTTCtagatttttcattgaaatatctTAGATATCAATTAAATTCGTGATGAATTCTTAACATTTTCTGCTTTGTTGTGCTTTATCCTCCTCTATAACCaatcacaatttttttaattaaatttcagGGAAGAGCAGATTGGAGACGTCAAACAGTCATACAGACCAAATGGATGTTGATCAGGTTAGTTCTGATGGCGTTGCTTACGTACAAATGAGTTCAATTGTTTTTGGTTGGACgtaaattctatttgtgttggGACTTTCTTACTGGTTTATGACTAGCATTGAAGATAGTAACATTTTCCAAGGAAGACATGATGGATGGCTAGCTAGCTACACCAATTTGATATAATTCTTTCTCATCCCTGTTACGAAAAAACTACTGCTTCATTCTTTTTTCATCAGTTCATATTATGATTTTGTGACTGAGAAATTACTGGCATTGTTGATCAGGTGATTTCAGGGTGTTATTACGATTGTGTTTAATCGTTTGTTGTTTGAACTTAGCTTCTATTTCTTGGTGTTTTTATTTTAACAAtgtaactattttatttctaGGTGTGTTTGTGATGGCTAAGAGGaatatttttatgcttttaaaaaaattgtCTGATCACTCTTTCTTGTCCTATCTAGGAGCCGGCAGTTTACTTGGAAGAGGAAATTCTTGCGTTGAAAGTTGGTTCCTGGAGAAAAATCAATAAACATCCTCATGGCGTTTACAATGCGGTGACTCGTACTCACTCTTTGGCATTTGTCCGTGAGGCATTTCATTGGATCGGTAATTCAAGAGAACGTGGCTCAAGACACTCTAGCTCAATAGAGTATTCTCTGGTGTCATTTTGTATTTCAAAAGAAATTTATGGAGAGATACCCTTGCCGGAGGAAATATTATCCCTTGAGGGCATCGTCTTTTTTGGTGTTTCAGTATTGGACGGAATGCTATGAGTTCATGCTACTAAAAATTTGTGCGGGTTCGAAACTTTGAAGTTATGGGCATTGAAAGACTATGGTGTCAAGGAATCTTGGAGTGCATTGTTTACTATGGAAGATCCCTTGATTTATAGATTCATACCGAGATATAGATTTGCTGATGGTGAACTGCTATTCAGTTGCATACATTTGCCAAGTGATGAGCCTGTATTTCGTACATCCAGTGGACCATTTTTGTCATGGCCGGATGCTGGCTATGTTGGAGGAGTAGCACATACAGAAAGCTTGATCTCTCCGAGATTACTTATTTATTAGTTTCTTGTGTATGATAGATGGTCCTGCGAAAATAACCTCTTTCTCCACGAGGTAGAGTTAAAGGTATGCATGTGCTCTACCTTTTCCTGAACCCACTTGTGGAATTTCAGTGGGTATGTTGTGTGTTAGGTATTATCGATGTGCTTTTCTTTTTCCAATAATTATATTACAATCTTGTATTCTTATAAGGATTGTGGCTGGACATGTTTAAACTTTTTGATAGACTAATTAATAGTTtatgggaaaaggctcaaatatgccactgaactatcagactcatttatgccatccgttaaaagttgggctcattcatgccatcgccgttacaaaactggcttatccatgccattactttaaCAGCCGGTTTTTAGAAAACAGTTTTGCCATGTGACAGCtaattagaggtccacgtcatttttttaattttttttaaaataattaaaaaaaattataaattttttttattataaatattttaaaaaaaattaaaaaatttttaaaaatcccTCAACTTCCCAACCTTAtacattataaatttataaaaaaaatcttatcctAAAGAAAACTACCAATCatccccaccttttcctcaactCCCTCAACTTTCCAACCTTATACATTATATAGTACACCCACACANNNNNNNNNNNNNNNNNNNNNNNNNNNNNNNNNNNNNNNNNNNNNNNNNNNNNNNNNNNNNNNNNNNNNNNNNNNNNNNNNNNNNNNNNNNNNNNNNNNNNNNNNNNNNNNNNNNNNNNNNNNNNNNNNNNNNNNNNNNNNNNNNNNNNNNNNNNNNNNNNNNNNNNNNNNNNNNNNNNNNNNNNNNNNNNNNNNNNNNNNNNNNNNNNNNNNNNNNNNNNNNNNNNNNNNNNNNNNNNNNNNNNNNNNNNNNNNNNNNNNNNNNNNNNNNNNNNNNNNNNNNNNNNNNNNNNNNNNNNNNNNNNNNNNNNNNNNNNNNNNNNNNNNNNNNNNNNNNNNNNNNNNNNNNNNNNNNNNNNNNNNNNNNNNNNNNNNNNNNNNNNNNNNNNNNNNNNNNNNNNNNNNNNNNNNNNNNNNNNNNNNNNNNNNNNNNNNNNNNNNNNNNNNNNNNNNNNNNNNNNNNNNNNNNNNNNNNNNNNNNNNNNNNNNNNNNNNNNNNNNNNNNNNNNNNNNNNNNNNNNNNNNNNNNNNNNNNNNNNNNNNNNNNNNNNNNNNNNNNNNNNNNNNNNNNNNNNNNNNNNNNNNNNNNNNNNNNNNNNNNNNNNNNNNNNNNNNNNNNNNNNNNNNNNNNNNNNNNNNNNNNNNNNNNNNNNNNNNNNNNNNNNNNNNNNNNNNNNNNNNNNNNNNNNNNNNNNNNNNNNNNNNNNNNNNNNNNNNNNNNNNNNNNNNNNNNNNNNNNNNNNNNNNNNNNNNNNNNNNNNNNNNNNNNNNNNNNNNNNNNNNNNNNNNNNNNNNNNNNNNNNNNNNNNNNNNNNNNNNNNNNNNNNNNNNNNNNNNNNNNNNNNNNNNNNNNNNNNNNNNNNNNNNNNNNNNNNNNNNNNNNNNNNNNNNNNNNNNNNNNNNNNNNNNNNNNNNNNNNNNNNNNNNNNNNNNNNNNNNNNNNNNNNNNNNNNNNNNNNNNNNNNNNNNNNNNNNNNNNNNNNNNNNNNNNNNNNNNNNNNNNNNNNNNNNNNNNNNNNNNNNNNNNNNNNNNNNNNNNNNNNNNNNNNNNNNNNNNNNNNNNNNNNNNNNNNNNNNNNNNNNNNNNNNNNNNNNNNNNNNNNNNNNNNNNNNNNNNNNNNNNNNNNNNNNNNNNNNNNNNNNNNNNNNNNNNNNNNNNNNNNNNNNNNNNNNNNNNNNNNNNNNNNNNNNNNNNNNNNNNNNNNNNNNNNNNNNNNNNNNNNNNNNNNNNNNNNNNNNNNNNNNNNNNNNNNNNNNNNNNNNNNNNNNNNNNNNNNNNNNNNNNNNNNNNNNNNNNNNNNNNNNNNNNNNNNNNNNNNNNNNNNNNNNNNNNNNNNNNNNNNNNNNNNNNNNNNNNNNNNNNNNNNNNNNNNNNNNNNNNNNNNNNNNNNNNNNNNNNNNNNNNNNNNNNNNNNNNNNNNNNNNNNNNNNNNNNNNNNNNNNNNNNNNNNNNNNNNNNNNNNNNNNNNNNNNNNNNNNNNNNNNNNNNNNNNNNNNNNNNNNNNNNNNNNNNNNNNNNNNNNNNNNNNNNNNNNNNNNNNNNNNNNNNNNNNNNNNNNNNNNNNNNNNNNNNNNNNNNNNNNNNNNNNNNNNNNNNNNNNNNNNNNNNNNNNNNNNNNNNNNNNNNNNNNNNNNNNNNNNNNNNNNNNNNNNNNNNNNNNNNNNNNNNNNNNNNNNNNNNNNNNNNNNNNNNNNNNNNNNNNNNNNNNNNNNNNNNNNNNNNNNNNNNNNNNNNNNNNNNNNNNNNNNNNNNNNNNNNNNNNNNNNNNNNNNNNNNNNNNNNNNNNNNNNNNNNNNNNNNNNNNNNNNNNNNNNNNNNNNNNNNNNNNNNNNNNNNNNNNNNNNNNNNNNNNNNNNNNNNNNNNNNNNNNNNNNNNNNNNNNNNNNNNNNNNNNNNNNNNNNNNNNNNNNNNNNNNNNNNNNNNNNNNNNNNNNNNNNNNNNNNNNNNNNNNNNNNNNNNNNNNNNNNNNNNNNNNNNNNNNNNNNNNNNNNNNNNNNNNNNNNNNNNNNNNNNNNNNNNNNNNNNNNNNNNNNNNNNNNNNNNNNNNNNNNNNNNNNNNNNNNNNNNNNNNNNNNNNNNNNNNNNNNNNNNNNNNNNNNNNNNNNNNNNNNNNNNNNNNNNNNNNNNNNNNNNNNNNNNNNNNNNNNNNNNNNNNNNNNNNNNNNNNNNNNNNNNNNNNNNNNNNNNNNNNNNNNNNNNNNNNNNNNNNNNNNNNNNNNNNNNNNNNNNNNNNNNNNNNNNNNNNNNNNNNNNNNNNNNNNNNNNNNNNNNNNNNNNNNNNNNNNNNNNNNNNNNNNNNNNNNNNNNNNNNNNNNNNNNNNNNNNNNNNNNNNNNNNNNNNNNNNNNNNNNNNNNNNNNNNNNNNNNNNNNNNNNNNNNNNNNNNNNNNNNNNNNNNNNNNNNNNNNNNNNNNNNNNNNNNNNNNNNNNNNNNNNNNNNNNNNNNNNNNNNNNNNNNNNNNNNNNNNNNNNNNNNNNNNNNNNNNNNNNNNNNNNNNNNNNNNNNNNNNNNNNNNNNNNNNNNNNNNNNNNNNNNNNNNNNNNNNNNNNNNNNNNNNNNNNNNNNNNNNNNNNNNNNNNNNNNNNNNNNNNNNNNNNNNNNNNNNNNNNNNNNNNNNNNNNNNNNNNNNNNNNNNNNNNNNNNNNNNNNNNNNNNNNNNNNNNNNNNNNNNNNNNNNNNNNNNNNNNNNNNNNNNNNNNNNNNNNNNNNNNNNNNNNNNNNNNNNNNNNNNNNNNNNNNNNNNNNNNNNNNNNNNNNNNNNNNNNNNNNNNNNNNNNNNNNNNNNNNNNNNNNNNNNNNNNNNNNNNNNNNNNNNNNNNNNNNNNNNNNNNNNNNNNNNNNNNNNNNNNNNNNNNNNNNNNNNNNNNNNNNNNNNNNNNNNNNNNNNNNNNNNNNNNNNNNNNNNNNNNNNNNNNNNNNNNNNNNNNNNNNNNNNNNNNNNNNNNNNNNNNNNNNNNNNNNNNNNNNNNNNNNNNNNNNNNNNNNNNNNNNNNNNNNNtcaattccaagtggcgactctgtaaataaaataatcccttttcaaaacgtcactttaattggaaagacccatttttctccaaaaccaactccctagcgggggtcGGATGCGGTAAAAACAGGGGTGTGACATCTACCTTCACAATATAGGGGTAAGACTGCGTGCATACCACTTTTCCCAGACTTCACTTGTGATATTACTCTGGGTGTGTTGAATTCAGCCTACAAAATGATACTCATATCGATGCAATTTCACAGCTTTTACCTATGTATTGTTACTGTAATATGAGATGTTTGTGTAAAGATCGTCACTACTATACCTGTCTTTCCTGGAACTCAGTGAAATTGAACATGCCATTCATCATACCTTCTACCTTCACCTCTTTGGTTGCGATGGCTGGTGCGGCTTCCTGGTGGTTGGGATAGACTGCTTGAATACTCAAGGTTGTCATCCTCTATTTTTGTGCAACCACGACCTCGACCCTGCTTACTAACTTCCATAGCCACAACCTTCCCCTCATTCTTTTGGTTTCTTACATTATTGCCTTGTCATTCTCATTTTACCTTTTCAACATTCGTCCTCATTGACTTaatgtcctgagccgggggtctatcggaaacatcctctctacttcatctgaggtagtggtatggactgcgtacactttacacTCCCCATACccccactttgtaggaatacactgggtatgttgttgtcgttgtACTCATTGGCTTAACCCACGGGCTAGTGAATTGGAGGTCCACACAAACTATCTTAGTGCTCTTTGGTTTACATTCTACATGTGCTACTTGAGCCATCTTCATTTATAATTTTATCTGATCTTGTATGGCCATATATCCATCTTAAACATCTGACCAAACTCATGGAAACTTTGGCATGTAACTTCTTGTTAGGCAAGCATTTTATAAGATTTAGCATTACAGTTAAATTGTTATCTTCCTCCATTGTTTTAAGTCTTACTATTTCAATTCTATATGTTACTGTTCATCTATAGTATTATTATCTTTGTACTATGAGCTTACTACAAGGACGTCTATGTATGTTTGATCCCCTCCCACCAGCATCTCGATTAATTCCACGCGTAAACCTATCCACCAAGGATGGGATAAGTTATGATTACTTCTGAAGGAGATCAAAGTACAAGAggttgatgatattttttacttGATGTGCAAATGGTAGGTGTTGTTTGCTGGCTAAGCTGAATAATTGGCCAGTCTTGTCCATTCATTATGGTGTAATGTCCATTCATTCTGAGTCAGGGTCCCTTGAACTACCGATCCAATGAAATGCCTCACGTACAAATGCCAAAGAGTGAGTACGAGTCACCGCATTGTAAACACCATGAGGATGTTTATTGATTTTTCTCCAGGAACCAACTTTCAACGCAAGAATTTCATTAGTTTCATCGCAAATTCTAAGGATCTTATAGTCACCGCTAgttgagtcataaccaaatccATACCGAGTAAACTcgccaacttcaaactctaaagCGGGAAGTACTACTGATTCTCTTATGGAGGGGTTCCATAGCAAATGTGTAATGTGGCCTTTGTTTGATTCACTCTTGCTTTGTCAAAGGAAGTTTCTACCAAATACTTGTGGaagattattttttggatttatcAAACAAGATTGCTACTTGTTCAAACAAGTTGCTACTTGTTCAAACAAGGTTGCTTCTTGTTCAAGCAAAGTTGCTACTTGTCTCCATTTTCATCTCTATAAATAGAGGCCTTCTTTCTCAATTGTAATACACATCAAATTACAAGAGTTCTTTTTCATTCTCTTGTATTTATTCTTCCTTCCTATTAGAGTATTAAGTTAAGAGAGTTGGTGTTGGGAAATACTTTGTGTGAGCCCTTTCTTTTGGAGTGATCTTGTGAGGTTTTCTCTTGGGATATTTGGGGTAATTAGAGTGACTACTCTAATTTTGTAATCTCTCTATTGTACGTAAAGTTGTTCCTCTCCGCTCGTGGACATAGGTCACATTGATTGAACCACGTTAAATTTGTgcctcctttattttttcttaaagtacCGTTACTATCAACTTGTTATTGTCTTTGTTATTGTCATTATAACATTATTTGGCTAAATTCCGCAATAACCGGATTCTCGAtcctaacaaattggtatcagagccggaTCTAACCAGGTTATTTTTTCAGTAGCCAAAATGACTATAACAAAGACTTACGTTGAGAAATTTGATCGAAGTGCAAATTTCGGGATGTGACAATTAAAGATGGAAGCTATCTTAATTCAGGATGGCTTAGATATGGCACTAGAAGGAAAGGAGAAGAAGCCCAAAAAAATGACGGACGAAGAATTTGCCATCATAGACAAAAAGGCAAAATCAGGTATTATTCTAAATCTCTTAAATGAGGTTTTACGTGAAGGATCTGCAGAAACCACAGCGAAAGGCACGTGGGAAAAACTAAAAGCCTTGTATATGAAGAGGACAGTGGAAAATTGACTTTACCTGAAGCAAAAGCTTTACACATTTCGTATGGTAGAAGGTACCTCTATACTCTCAcatcttgatgattttgattctATTCTTATGGATTTGAGTAATATAGACGCTGGAGTTAATGATAAAGACCAAGCCGTCTTATTACTTATTTCCTTACCCCAATCATTTAAACATATTAGAGATATTATGCTTTATGGAAAGGATATATCTCttacaaagaaatcaaatctatcTTAAAAACAAAGGAACAGATAGATAGAGATATTACTGGGAAAAGTAGCGCAGCCCATGGGGAAGGATTATTTGTAAGAGGTAGATCTAATAAGAAAGAATCAAATAGTGAGAGGTCTCAATCAAGGTAAAAGTCTAAACCTAGAAATGTTGTGTGCAAATACTGTCATAAAAAGGTCATCTCATTTCTGAATGctataagtcaaaaaataaagaaaagcgTAAGGAA
Proteins encoded:
- the LOC107849700 gene encoding uncharacterized protein LOC107849700, with product MDVDQEPAVYLEEEILALKVGSWRKINKHPHGVYNAVTRTHSLAFVREAFHWIGNSRERGSRHSSSIEYSLVSFCISKEIYGEIPLPEEILSLEGIVFFGVSVLDGML